The sequence TTGTAGTGGAGGCGCCTTTCTGGACAACTTAACTATATACACACGACTAATGAAGCATAGCAGAAAAAGGCTATCgtcctgcttaaaaaaaaaaaaaaaaaaggtaatattgtaAACAGTCTACAAAATAGACCTACTCAGATGAACATGACAGGAAACCATTTTCTTTCATTGTGGTGTCCGTTGCTtctttgggtttaaaaaaaaaaaaggcaaaataaaaccatttaaatacaCATTGAAATTATATACACAAATTTCAGCAATCATCCATGCGACCGATCATCTGAGCTTCAGGGTCATTTCACTGGTGTGACCTCAGTGACCGTTCATTGCTCTTTCACcctcaaacacaaaaacacactattAAAGTAGCAATTCTTTAAAGGAAGCCATTGAATGCCAGTCATAAGATGCGCTTTCGTTTCAGGTAGGAGTCGGCGTAGTGCCCCCCGAGACCCTGAGAGTGCTGACCTACATATCCACCCTCTGGACTTGGCTCTGGAGACGGGATGAGACGGGAAAACAGACGCTTCTGCCCACCGACCGGAGCCTAAACATGGAAAGAAAATCAAAATTAATCGAAGGGCTGCACTAAGAATAAACGTTGAAAGGTTCCTGGCACACTTATATGATAATTGACGAGGAGCAAATATAGATGCTAGACAGCAGGGCTGAAGATGGCCTACCTTCATACCAGCACCAGGTGCAGCAGAAAATAAGCTGGAATGAGTCACTGGAGGCATTCCAACAGCCTGAAGAAACACAAAAGCACTTCAGTGTAATCTGTCCCAGAAAGTTTAATGTTTCAGCTGtctatgcaaataaaacaatcataataaaGATGGATATTATGCAATGATGTGATGAAGACGTCATACTAGTTCTGAAAATGGATTTCATAGCTTTTGAAAATGAATTCCTGCCTAGAATTCCTGAAAACTCAGAACTTCACAAGCTTAAAATGAGCTTTTTGTAAGATTGACACCAAGCAGTTGAACTAGGTATAGCAtcccaaaacctttttttttttttttttttttcccctcaaccGCCCCACCCACCCCTCTCCTCAGTATTGATGCACACGCAGGCTGCCAgattgacaacaacaaaaaaaagagagttttccaccaactggcaacccaggTGCTGAAATACAATTGGACAAACTGGTAGTGGgcaggtttcacaaaccaaaacagagaccaaCATTCTGACCCAGAATGCCTAAtatcaaaggagaataactgacagTAGCATTTTTTCTATGCATGTTAGTAGGTATGGTAACTTAACATGCTTCTTAGCATGCtgcttaaatatctgcaaacatattatggtatttttatgctttagtattATCAAAAACTTAATACAGGTGGTGCTATAAcatccataaataaatatatatagatatatatatagatatatatatatatatatatatatatatatatatatatatatatatatatatatatatatatatatatatatatagatatatatatatatataaaaaaattaaattacctGGATTTGACAAAATGCTCTCCAGTCGGTTTACTTGGTTACCAGCTTGCTAAGTAATATGTAAATGTCTTTTTTCATACGTGCTTAAATGCCTTAAGGCACTTGAACACCAGTCAtagctgcttgcagctatatttagatATAACACAAAAAACATCCTTTGGCAAATCATTGTAtagcattgtttttgccattacAAAGAATGGTTTGTTTGGAGTACCTTATTGAGCTGGGCGGATGGGATGCTGGTATGGGCTCCAAAGCTGAAATAAGAGGACTGAGGGGGGCTGGGAGGATAGCAGAAAGGAGATCCTGCATCACTAAAGTCTGTGTGCCTGGAGTGCTTGAGAGACACAGACAATTAGGATTTCACACATGTCCAATCTTGGAACAGAACTCTTCTGGTAGTATACATTGAGGGAGGTGGAAACCATACCTGCAGACCATAGCTGGGAAGTGCTGCATTTTCCAGAACCTCCTGCTGCTCATACAAATGAGACAAAGGGTCCTGCGGATggagtaaaacaaaaaacaacaaccagacaaatccagtcagaaAGGGTTGGTGAGGCAGTCACACATTCAGTGAAGCTGCTCTTAACACATGAGCCGACCTGGTGCAGAGGAAACTCTGATGTGCAAGACTCCTGGAAGTGCAGGCTGTAGTTTGAGTGGATGCTGTGGTTGGCACGATGGTTAGACGTGTTGCCAAGTGCTGTTCTCTTCCTGTAGGGGTGAGCCCTTGTGCTGGCACCTAAACAAATGTGAAGCTTTATGGAATGTaacgagacaaaaaaaaaaaaagtgcctaaGAACCGTCGCAGGTAGACTGACCTGAAGATGGGAATATGCTAGAGGCACTGAGAAAAGGATTCTGGGATACACCAACTTCTTTGGGAGGCTCACCCAATATAGATACCTTTAGGAAAAAGAGAGGATCTGAATATACAGAACTGCTTTAGATATTACTTGGCAACACAGGGAAGACTAACAGGACCAAACAACAGCTCATGTCAAGCTAAAAGCAAATTGCAGCAATTTCAAAGCTTTCCTCTGGAAGATCATGGCAGTAAATGTAGGCTGTGTGACAATCAATGCGCACAAACAGGAGCAGCCATTAGCATCCATCTCACCCCTGGTAGAGTCGGCCCATCTGCTCCTAACATCCCACTCAGGAGGGGCAAATTCAGTCCCTGCAGTGCCGGAGAGGCTGCTGGGGAAAAGCTGATCGGTGTAGCTGGGGTCTCGTTCTCTCTCCCAAGAGGTCGGCTGAGGGATGGTTGTTTGATGGGGCCAAGAGTTTCACTCTGCAAGCCCAGTGTTGAAGACACAGCGCctgaataaaattacatttagaacTGCTTATTTAACCAGTAAGGTCCTGTTAAGATACATTCTCTCTTTTGCCAGAGTGTCCTGGTCAAGATAGGTAGCAAGGACAAAAATGGCAAAACACCACACAAACAGTCTACTGTCTTTGCACTTTTTAGCATTTAAACCAGTTCAGTTAATGGTAAATACAGGTTTTCTGCAGGACTTTTAAGCTCAAATTTAACTTTAAgacccccttttttatttttttttaaagacctgcacaaattaactgtaaataactgtaaaaagcataatttacagttcagatacaaATTGACAAAAATTTAAATCGATGAGTAATTAGTATTTAAACTATCAATTAATTACTTTAAACAAATTACGGGtgtgcaataaagaaaaaaatgatcaaaatttctgggattttattgatgttatttcatacatttgattgatggctaatatgaggcagggcaacaacttactgcgtgatggagcctagaaaatccctaaaattcaagatatggggcaaaaacGCCCGTTTGAGATTGTCTCTCATATTTACttcacatagttaagaaatatcacacgagttgtaggctaagtgcaatatcacacgagtGCTAGAGTGATCCTCATGTTGTACAACAGtacattaagaagttaatattgtgttattttagacaatgttgtcagttttgttcaattctgccaaccagaagataaagaAAAAGTAGAATTGTTAATCTCCATGCAACCCACAGCGGCATTTCAATTCTTAATCCATACTTTGAACGAATgtggtgaaccatttggcgcgTTGAACCATTGGCATATGCGTTGGatttgaagtggcgctgcacagaccgatcggtgtatgacatcaaatgTCACATACCGATCGTTCTGATGGTGAACACccacttcaagtcgaacaagcctaataattcaatgaaccatttacttcactcctgaatgaatcagccatttgaacaaatcCAATGAACAagtgactcgatgacttaatcattaagacacctactggcagttttagttaattatttagagtatcatttcacattttcatagtaataaaagtattaaagttAGAGTTCACctaaccaaaaatgacaattctgtcgtcatttacttacatggtccaaaagagtaggctatatgtaatacattttatcaaacaaaatatttcttgctgaacctactttttgtaatgccCGTTTACACattgactttaaattatcttttgggagtaatttctccaaatttgaggTGCGATTAATTCAaataatcaccacatcatgtaattcgatttttaaaaatgtaatcgcTAACCAGTCCTAATGCAATATAAAATGCAAACtaataaaaggtaaataataaatgttaacaaaaactataactgtatttcaaatgaaactaaaacatTACCAAATAAATCTCCCCCAAAAATGGGAAGAAAAACCTCGGACGATTCTAAATATGTAGCATTCCTGACATCAAATGACTGTGGATCAaacataatgttacaaatgtgTTGTACCTTGAGACATCTCTCCCATCATGTTAATGCCTTGCTGGAGAGGAAGAGCAGCCAGAGGATTGTCACTCAACAGTCCAGCCTTTGGAAAGACAGAACTGCATTAGtttgtcacaaacacacacaccataatccttcagaaaaacATTTGTCAATTACAACAAAATTTAAGAGTGATGGACACAGCACACAAAGGCAAAAACACGTTTGATGAACATTCTGGCCGGAACTTGAACACAAGTAGCTAATGGGGTTTTTACCAACTGATTACTTGCACTCAAAGCATTGATTTGCAGTGGAAGAATAATTGAATGGCTAGATGTTTAATATCAGTTAACAATTATTCATTTgggaaaagaaaatagaaataaaataaaagcaaagcaCACAAGCACCTCACACCCACACAGAGGAGCCACTCACACAAGGGAGAACATTGTAGTCTTTGTGCAGAATATGTGCCCAAAGAAGAGGATTCCCTAAAAGAGCTTGCTGGGAGGGGAAAAGAAGAGAGTGAGGGCTAAAACACATGCTGCTGGGACAGAGGCAAGAGATGAGGGGTGGACCTGATACCTGTTGGACTTGGTTCTGGAGCAGCAGCTGCATGAGGGCAGCAGAGAAGGCAGGGTTAGCCATCAGAGGTACAGCGGGAACAGCTCCCAGCAGGCCTGCATATTGAGAGAAGAGTGACAAATTCACTGCCTggatcagaattaaaaaaaaccaTCTTACAGAAGTAAAACGATGAGCTTAAGTACCTTGTTTATGCCCCGGGTTGAGAGACGCCAGCAGCATCTTCAGTGTGGCAGGGTTACTGAGGCCAGTTAGGATCTGCATGGCATTGGGTTCAGGAAGGAGACCTTTCCCTCTGTTCAAGGCCTGAAGAAAAGGATGAAATGTATACAAAactgggttacactttattttacagtttccttgttgcagtgtaattagggactttaagcaacagcctctggtggaacagCAAcaccattctggcgttgtattgcgcatGCGCGAATTtaagtgaaaaagtgaagtgacattcagccaagtatggtgacccatactcagaatttgtgctctgcatttaacccatccgaaatgcacacacacagagcagtgagcacacacacacacacactgtgagcacacacccggagcagtgggcagccatttatgctgcggcgcccggggagcagttggggttcgatgccttgctcaagggcacctaagtcgtggtattgaaggtggagagagaactgtacatgcactcccccacccacaattccgtccggcccgagactagaacccacaacccttcgattgggagtccaaccctctaaccattaggccacaacttccccatgattaactgctactttgtgtcGTTCtactttaacggtctactacgagagaacagctgatttgccggagtcggtacaacgtgagaggttaggtaaataaatgttatgttttatgacATATGACACTGTAATTTGCATCAGTTTATGATTATCTGATCACAAACGATCTCATTGGGAATCCCGAGAACATCTACCAGAATTGGTAGGTCACATTTTCTGACACGAAATTCATTTAAGCATTTGTCTTCCTCCATGTAATCAAGGTTAAAAGGGAAGTATTGCTTACATGGTAAATCtaggtttttagacttatttacatcatacaatattagaAATTCATTCTGACAAAATATTGTCATCTAAcaccaaaagcaatccttctctcttttttaaattacattttttttgtatctcaAATTAATTAATGCCGCGTTGCACTGTCCTGTTCACCGTTGCTTAGTgatttttacgttcttggctacagcgatGTGacagcaaacttccggtcgctgtagccgttccattcgcagctgttgcttaaacaGGGTTTATACAGAGATTCTTAAAGTGAATTTACTACCTTTTTACCACCTATTTTACTACCATCAGAATATTTTTACTACCAGCACGGCTTCAAACTTCAACTGTAGCAGTGTTAAGTAAAGTGACAAGTAAAGACATGAAATATCCTTCCAAAATTAATTCATAACATTTGATCACAATTTAATGAGGcaattataacttaatttcaacactgggagggagagatagagaaccagagagagcgagaaagagaaagtCAGGAGAGATTCTGTAGGTgtatgtgagtgtgcatgtgtgttagggCAAGTAAATGAGCTACAGCCAAGTAAGAGGGAACTCTACCATAGGACTTGGATTAATCAGGATATCACAACAGGCCTTGGTCCATAGGATTTACTCAATATGTCAAAGAGTAACAATTACATAAAACTTAGAAGACAGACTGGACCTTTAGAATGAACAGCTAcacaatgtgtaataataaagtgcaattgtacactataataacagtatttcattaataaacaaataacttcAAAACTGGACACAAGCCAAGCActgtccaacacacacacagagagagagagagataagagagaaaacatcaaacagaaaacacaaagcctCTCTTTGAAACGAAtttcattttgtattaatttatcttaattttaacccatgtttcattattttgtataaatcacAACACGTTCAGACACGAACCGAAACTCAGCGTataggtagcctaggctactcgcCTCACAGATCAATTGTATGCCCCAATGATCACAGTTCTACTACTGATGACCTTATAAATCATAAAGCACATATATTTCTAAGAGTATAgccagcatgtttagttttgcttATAGCTTAAACTTTATCTGAAGGTTCCTGCTCTGACTCAAAAGCTGAACTGTCCACCCTCTCTTGTTCAAAACAGGAGCACTTCCTTCGtcaacttcaaaataaataagcattgtacACTAGGCTATATATGGTAGGCTAGAAATAGAAAATCAGTTTCTGGTCAATTTTggcactaaaaaaaaatactgtatcttcatatgtaaaacagtgtgctagtttgtcattaagatgctcttttaaaacatcattatatacatttgtaatatatatttattttaaattgatttcatctattgtaagtcgctttgaatgaaAGCTTCCGTCTgccaaatgattatttaaatattagggtggaacagttcaactttttcacagtttggtttgtttcacggttGTAGAGTCACGGTTTCGGTATAGTTGTATATGCTaggtttatggaaaaactatactttcaaaaaatatatattatcatattattaagaaCATTCTAAATACAAGCAACACCACAAATAATAATGCCTGTTCACACCTGTGATCGCATTTGTTACTCGCGGTATTCTAATTTGAAAATTGCTTATATTTTGACAATTGACCGGATTGTCTCGTGTTTCTTGGTCTGACTTCCTTCCGGAATTGACGCGGATCGCTCACGGCTCACGCAAAAAAAGAGACCAGACGCCGAAACTGGCAGAAAATAACCGTATTTGGCGCTTGTTAATTTCGGACCCTGGCTGCGGGCCAATAAAAACTGGACTGCGGGCCGCGGTTTGGACACCCATGATATAGACCCAGTTAGATGGGTCTTCGAAAATGTACTACCTCGTCAGATGACGTTTACTACTTTTTACTGGCCTTAATTtggcataatttaatttactacatTTTACTACCTTTTACAACCCCGCGGAAACCCTGTTAAAGTCCCCATTATAAATTTAAGTACAGAGTaatattaactacatgtacttagtATATGGTTAGGGTTcggagtattttttttataatagttaaGTAAATGTAGCATGagcaacaaggacaccttaaaaaaaaaaaaaaaaaaaaaattaaaatcacaatcacactaccattttattttaaggaaagttACTAATGATAATGCTAATCTAAATGTCCTCTGTTATTCAAACAGCAGCTACAGAAAAAgagcaaaaacatttacaaaagaaCATCATATCCGATTGCATGgttcatgttcttttttttgtgttgtttttagaaTGAATCAACCCATTCGTGACAGTTTTCCACAAAGTAGTGGAGTGTGGGGGTCTACCGTGGTCTGGGCGGCAATGAGAGCAGCCAGCATGCTTCTTCCTGGTGGTCCTGGGGCACAGAAGGACACACGTATACGAGAGCCACCCAAAGCTCTGCCATCCATCAGCCGCTGCACATCCTCAGCCATCTCAGGTGTGGAGAACTCCAGCACTGCAAACCGTCGAAAATTACAATCCTGACCCTGAGCAAGCtatggagaaaaaagaaaaaaaattgaccaGGACATTCCCATGAGCCAACTGACTTAAAAGGATTCAGTTTACTGGTTTCAAACATGACTAATTTTTcggtggaaaaaaaatattttgacaagCATTTTTTGTCAAGATATTGGAAGCAAATGGGAACAAAAACTggtgtttggttaccaacattctacaGAATCTCTTAtgtccacagaaaaaaaagtcataggTTTAGAATGGCATGAAGGCAAATAAATGACAGTTTGGCAAATTCAGGGGAACTAGCCCTTTAAATGTCAAAGAGCTGTGATTAGGCCACTGATATGAGTGGAGagctttcttttttaatgttttctgggGGAGGACGGGAAAGCACCTTGAagcaaccgtttttttttttttggtgaatttttGCAATTTCATAAGAAACATATACAAATACACCTTTTCCAAATAAGTTAAAACcccaaaacattttcattaaaaaaaaaaaaaaaaaaaaaaacaccaacatctAGCGTGATAAAATTTTCTGCTCAAACAATCATGTGGCTCATAATGAACGCCACATGTGGCATTAACCTGAAGTTAAGTTAATGGGATAAAAATCAAATGAGAAAGTAAGGAGATGGGGGAGGGGAGAAAAGCAGCACCATGACAATCACAGTACCTTGCTGAAATGCATCGCAACCACTGTGTCAAAACCAAAGCCCAGTGCTATGCGAGTCTATGCAGAACACATGCATACTTGTACAAAGGAAGACAACCTTTCCTGACAGATCCATTAAGACGAATGCAGCTCCTGGGCTTCTCTGCTTTGAATGGTGTTCAACAAGCAAACACAGTGAGTCACTACGGCCTTGATTAGATATTCTTGGAAAAATTCATTAAACATTTGCCCATTTTACGCATGACTGGAGTCTCATCCACATGAGGCCAATTCAATGCTTGACTAAAACATGAGGAAACTGAACTGGAAGCACAACGGATTTAATGAGAAATAGCTTCCAAAGCCTTTGCCAATTCTATGACAATGGGTAACATGACGAAAAGTGTCATTCCCAACAATGCCTTGCAGGCCGTACGTGATCAACGTTGAACACATGATAAAGGCAGCAGCTCGCTCTCGTTCCAGAATGACCTGCTGACTGACAGCACCTGGCCCAGTCAGGTGGTGGTCTCTATAGAAACCCATGCACTCTGCCACGGAGCACTCAGCACTGGCCCATGGAAAGCAGGTCAAAGGTGAAAGAGTGGAGCATGAAATGAAAGTGCAAAAAGGAAATTCAATTTTATAGGGCTGTACATAAAAACCAACAAATGCACAAAGCAAAAGACATGACACTTTGTCATGTTAACAAGTCCCTGAAAAATCTGTGAAATTTAAAAGGTTTAGAAGAAAgttcagggcccgtattcataaagaatcttaatgcaaaagtagctcctagtgacaaaattctaagaaaattctaagaaatgtgggcgtttaatcttaatattaaaaacctaaaaaaagtaattctgaaagcaaaacccttaaaagaggtcttaaggtcaaacttgttaggatcacagacgaggactttttagaggcttaagagtttctttagcagaggagaaaatggcagaaagacgaagaggaaGAAGAAATGTGTATCAGACGATGGATGACTGAGTTAAGACACTATAGATTAGATCGTGcggggatcatgtttgtgactgatcttattagagacgtgctaacatttccgacacagcgcagaaatgccatagcgccagaaattaatcacttcattacgatatttggcaaatgggaaaatgcaacaatgcaatatgatgatttgggtctgtcacaaccttctgtaagcagagtgatcacacgaacaattacagcactttcagaacatcttattgtgttacagttcatttcgtttccactggacattcccaccttgcaggctcaaaaaaaaaaaaaaaaactgcatttaagaATATAGCAGGTGATAGGTAAGcaggggaatgaaccgttaatagtttgtgctatacgctctaatgtctgcttcttgtcccttgctgtgacacctggccagaattttcctttaagaatggccttgtgttcatccactaactgggctaacagtaaacactgttcctctgtccagtttggctttctcgcccttcttggttttgattccatgtttgatacattaaaaccaacattcaacattcaaaccgccacttaaataggacagcaatcactgtaattagaaagagtggaacaattttatCATTCTaggccaatcaaataccttataggacattaaaagcatggtaaataaaaaaggatttatataaacccacatataatgtgtgtgtgaaagagagaagcaaatgaaaattacgcatgtaaattcaaagtaagaattagaatagaatagaccctatacttaaaaatcacttttttttttccttcttggaacCTGGACAAcgaaccaatcacagtcttcaaaagattgtgtcatacatagcaacagggtcaaccccgcctcctcactaagatgaaagtttttgtcttttccttactcagagttgctctcagattggTCCCGAAtcactcttaagctaagactcctacgtaaaagtttttaagctcaattaagagttttctgagaggattcttagaatctttatgaatacgggcacTGTTATTtccttggcagtcaatgggacagtcacaagcctcacatttcatccaaaatatcttaaattgtgctctgaagacgaacaaagcttttataggtttggaattacatgggggtaagtgattaatgacaattttcattttggtgtggagtatccctttaattgatTAAAGACTCCATTCTCACAAAGGATAACTATAACTAGAAAGTTATAATCGTTCCATTCTGAAAAAATGATTACGACACAgcagtaatatttttatattggcACAATATGGGTAAATGTTTTCCAACAAAAAGGAACAATATAGGGGAAATAATTAAATTTTCCACTCTCATAAAGGTTTACTTTAAGCAGattaaaacattgacagccaatcagaatcaacctAACTTTTAAAAGAGctcatatttaaatgcaaaatgcaaatgacAAAGCATAACATTACAAACAGAATGATAAGATCTGTTAGTGAGGATGCTaaatatagttatcattcttggcaTGAATGGGCCTTTAGTAAATTTGACTTAAAATGATGCTTTGCTCCATTCACAAAATACTAGCGATAGCTCCTACCTTCTGGTTCAGCATGAATATTAACTCAATATTTCTGCCAGTTTTTCATTAGCGGTATATACGCAAGCACCCTAGATTTCATCATGCTAATATTACACAAGGTAGATAATGTTCCACCagataattaagtaaataagCGTTACGGAGCATATGAAGAGACAGCCACAATTAAACCTCAAATTAAAACTCCAGCACTGGAGAAACAATTAAGTTGCATGTTTATTACAATATCTTGCCATCTGCCTCAGAGTACATACAAatgacatgaaatcaaaattgacccccATTTACTTCCTCAATATCAATGTCTTATTGTACACAAGTCATATAAGAAGAAAAGTATGCCCCCTGAAAACCAGTTTGTTCCaaggaaaaaaaatttaaaatttaaatatctatatataattatatttatgtgGTAAGGAACCTCATAAATCACCTCTACCCTTTATAATTTCCTACTAAAATGAGTTTaacttgaaattaaaatgaattttttttttttttttttaataaatcacattttaattagATGGATTGTGAATGTGGTTTCAGGTTATTTTCAGCCATATTTTAAAGCTGGCTTGAAACAAATTGTGATGGTCTTTTCCTCCCTATTGTGACAAATCTGAATGAAAGAGTTTTATTTGACTAAATAAAATTGTTCTTCAACTCTCAGcacagagagaggggaaaaaaagcggAGCGCCACGTCACGCTCCTGGCACTTTGAAAAATGCGGTGCTCCCATTGAAAATAATAACACTGAGCACTGAGTTTGCTAGTTTAATTTCCTGTTCAGGGAAATGAGATACTGATCTAGGGGGCATTAAGGAAGCAAAatctacaaatgttttattaaccCCTTTTTTCTTTAAGTTGTTAACTTGTTAGCTTGACCGCAATGTAAGAAAAATGGCAATAACTTGCAAGATGCCAAAAGACGCAAGTGTTTTGGGCAAACATGGCCATTTAAtgcatgtttacacacacacacacacacacaaaaaaaacatactgcaTGACCAAACACTTACTTCCTCACTTGACTCATGTCAGGTGAGTCGAGACCTCATACCAACCTGGCAGAATGTGGGAGTGTGCGTGTCAATCAGCACACTGCAGAGATCCTGAGCGCTGAGGATGTTTTGAGGTAGTCGGTCCACACAGAGGCAGAGCGAGTGTAGCATGGGAAATGTAAGCGAGCCAACCTCTGTCCAGTGTACGTACAGCATTCGTGACCCAAGCTGCTTCCCCAGCAGCTCGGACTTCGCCCTGGCTGCAGAGTCCTTCTTCATGTACTCCACGAAGCCATAGCCCTTCGAGTGGCCTGTGGTGGAGCTGTGCACCAGGAAGC comes from Carassius auratus strain Wakin chromosome 3, ASM336829v1, whole genome shotgun sequence and encodes:
- the LOC113049655 gene encoding ribonucleoprotein PTB-binding 1-like; translation: MAAAITVSSAARDEKSFTGANCAPNPLYKCYDQAAELENLGFDRGEQVEADTGDEGSPTASDCSRRLDDELTALSPEEIASRLERTRREFYNRRKIIIKNLPADISNQEVHELLSSYDLKYCFVDKYKGTAFVTLLNGEQAQFAIKEFHQYVLRDREISVQLQPTDALLCIANLPRAFTQQQFEELVRPFGNIERCFLVHSSTTGHSKGYGFVEYMKKDSAARAKSELLGKQLGSRMLYVHWTEVGSLTFPMLHSLCLCVDRLPQNILSAQDLCSVLIDTHTPTFCQLAQGQDCNFRRFAVLEFSTPEMAEDVQRLMDGRALGGSRIRVSFCAPGPPGRSMLAALIAAQTTALNRGKGLLPEPNAMQILTGLSNPATLKMLLASLNPGHKQGLLGAVPAVPLMANPAFSAALMQLLLQNQVQQAGLLSDNPLAALPLQQGINMMGEMSQGAVSSTLGLQSETLGPIKQPSLSRPLGRENETPATPISFSPAASPALQGLNLPLLSGMLGADGPTLPGVSILGEPPKEVGVSQNPFLSASSIFPSSGASTRAHPYRKRTALGNTSNHRANHSIHSNYSLHFQESCTSEFPLHQDPLSHLYEQQEVLENAALPSYGLQHSRHTDFSDAGSPFCYPPSPPQSSYFSFGAHTSIPSAQLNKAVGMPPVTHSSLFSAAPGAGMKAPVGGQKRLFSRLIPSPEPSPEGGYVGQHSQGLGGHYADSYLKRKRIL